A window of the Salvelinus fontinalis isolate EN_2023a chromosome 26, ASM2944872v1, whole genome shotgun sequence genome harbors these coding sequences:
- the LOC129824546 gene encoding leukotriene B4 receptor 1-like, which translates to MANDSDFLRSSDSSISSLDDIIVLFSNSTVEDPSVVSNNATTAIGALILGLVFLLGVPGNLFIIWSILARARRRSVTTLLILNLACADGSLMCLTIFFIIYLARQNWDFGTYMCKGVFYLCNLNMYASIFLITLMSLHRLVAVVWPQRVAALASKTMVVRAIVVLWVLVFFMAIPALVFREQRDDHNELNKTQRVCASDHRVPQHLVFQYTFETVMGFLVPYGIIVSSYVCILRRLRQTKFRRKVRSENLILAIVVMFAIFWLPYHIINIIQVVAEHFDDTSPIKKRLYRIWRPSRAVTSALAFISSCANPILYTFAGKSYIRGDGMAFMARLFEGTSLDTGIRKGQPTTRDREGKRLKETLSFSSSGGNVVMKGK; encoded by the exons ATGGCCAATGACAGTGACTTCCTTCGTTCTTCCGACTCATCCATCTCCTCCCTTGATGACATCATTGTCCTGTTCTCGAACAGCACTGTTGAGGATCCCAGCGTTGTGAGTAACAACGCCACCACAGCCATTGGGGCCCTCATCCTGGGCCTGGTCTTCCTCCTCGGTGTCCCAGGGAACCTCTTCATCATCTGGAGTATCCTGGCCCGTGCCCGCCGACGCTCCGTCACCACCCTCCTCATCCTCAACCTGGCGTGCGCCGACGGCTCCCTCATGTGCCTCACCATCTTCttcatcatctatttggctaggCAGAACTGGGACTTTGGCACCTACATGTGCAAGGGGGTGTTTTACCTGTGCAACTTGAACATGTATGCCTCCATCTTCCTCATCACGCTGATGAGCCTGCACAGGCTGGTGGCAGTGGTTTGGCCCCAGCGAGTAGCGGCCCTGGCCAGCAAGACGATGGTAGTGCGGGCAATAGTTGTGCTCTGGGTCCTGGTGTTCTTCATGGCTATCCCAGCTCTGGTGTTCAGGGAGCAGAGGGATGATCATAACGAACTGAACAAAACCCAACGGGTGTGTGCCTCAGATCACAGAGTGCCTCAGCAT TTGGTGTTCCAGTACACCTTTGAGACAGTAATGGGATTCCTGGTTCCGTACGGGATTATAGTGAGCAGCTATGTCTGCATCCTGAGACGCCTCAGACAGACCAAATTCCGTCGCAAGGTCCGCAGTGAGAATCTCATCCTGGCCATCGTGGTGATGTTTGCCATCTTCTGGTTGCCCTATCACATCATCAACATAATACAG GTGGTGGCTGAGCATTTTGATGACACTTCACCAATAAAAAAGAG ACTATATAGGATATGGCGGCCCAGTCGTGCTGTGACCTCCGCTCTGGCCTTCATCAGCAGCTGTGCCAACCCTATTCTCTACACATTCGCTGGGAAGTCCTACATCAGAGGGGACGGCATGGCCTTTATGGCTCGCCTCTTTGAAGGGACATCTCTGGACACTGGGATAAGGAAGGGCCAGCCGACAACCagggacagggagggaaagagactcAAAGAGACGTTGTCTTTCAGCAGCTCTGGGGGCAATGTTGTGATGAAAGGAAAATAG
- the LOC129824240 gene encoding nuclear factor of activated T-cells, cytoplasmic 4-like: MGAAPGSGWEEGEFEFKLVFEEDPPSQLRGPSPLRNADQEHTIAGERTDSSLSLPTSSNTDSHLAATHVGQPISITTPPSSSASQRAGMHSPPPRRALVREFSGTYESLPARSVQVSESRVLECPSIQITTISPEDDTAPAGSNYWDTGGGWERERLYLPLLDPFCYRDGGTGTGSLSPSPASSPSSRGWLSPASSCDSLLVEEEDLNEATSHFCLSPSSRPTSPGGKKRRNSPLASPCTSRRSSYSDEHSCNQEEGDSTSQSQGPNSSFELSIPQKTRKTSLEQVSPREVEQGQAPAHSSHCPLPEPLQQREVPSMGMDYLSVPPALGWGRTRASTHSPLFRSNALPPLDWPLPTQFDQYELRIEVQPRPHHRAHYETEGSRGAVKASPGGHPVVKLTGYTERQPLSLQVFVGTADDRSIRPHPFYQIHRVTGKMVGTASQESVQAGTKILDIPLNPDTNMTALIDCAGILKLRNSDIELRKGETDVGRKNTRVRLVFRTHLPLAPPVAPPGRVLALQVASLPIECSQRSAQELPVVESVSLTSCSVEGGEELLLGGSNFLPMSRVLFMERGTDGKLQWEEEAHVDRDNSSECLLCVRVPAYSDLSVSRPVSVCLYVSNGKRKRSSTHCFKYLPVMFKEEDPLLSHPSALPLEGVTLCSMRRPSRVDSGVHRGNDPMLEEGGLAFHLPPYPSACSPPYPGQSYQEYCHKPEAVEESRGSLSERNPSFENLELGFTELLPPFYPRVPQPPSPSPWLDSPYLSSSPSPSHSSSLSPFPSSSPISSSPRPPMTTSPYPHYPYPHEVCPSPPSNPSPYQDFYPPPYSHYEAWDHQGRGPAQAGPKMQESPLEFASSSSFHHITLEEVNEFIGEDIRSFQSGSQMDSQPG; the protein is encoded by the exons ATGGGGGCCGCGCCGGGTTCGGGCTGGGAGGAGGGGGAGTTCGAGTTCAAGTTGGTTTTTGAGGAGGACCCGCCGAGCCAACTCCGGGGCCCATCCCCGCTGCGCAACGCGGACCAGGAGCACACCATCGCAGGGGAGAGGACAGATAGCTCCCTGTCACTCCCAACGTCGAGCAATACTG ACAGCCACCTGGCTGCCACTCATGTAggccagccaatcagcatcacAACCCCACCGTCTTCTTCAGCCAGTCAAAGGGCTGGGATGCATTCCCCGCCCCCCAGACGTGCCTTGGTGAGGGAGTTCAGCGGGACTTACGAGAGTCTTCCAGCGCGATCTGTACAA gtctCAGAGTCCCGTGTGTTGGAGTGCCCTAGCATCCAGATCACCACTATCTCTCCAGAGGATGACACTGCCCCAGCAGGAAGTAACTACTGGGACACAGGAGGTGGCTGGGAGAGGGAGCGCCTCTACCTCCCCCTACTGGACCCATTCTGCTACCGCGACGGCGGCACCGGCACTGGGTCCCTGAGCccaagccctgcctccagcccctCTTCTCGCGGCTGGCTCAGTCCTGCGTCCAGCTGCGATTCGCtgctagtagaggaggaggatctCAATGAGGCCACTTCCCAtttctgcctgtctccctcctcccggCCAACCTCCCCGGGGGGTAAGAAGCGCAGGAACTCCCCCCTGGCCTCCCCCTGCACCTCCCGCAGGAGCAGCTACTCTGACGAACACTCTTGTAaccaggaggaaggagactccaCCTCTCAGTCACAGGGTCCCAACAGCAGCTTTGAGCTGAGCATCCCACAGAAGACCAGGAAGACATCACTGGAGCAG GTTTCCCCCAGGGAGGTGGAGCAAGGtcaggctccagcccatagctCCCACTGCCCACTCCCAGAGCCGCTGCAGCAGAGAGAGGTCCCCTCCATGGGCATGGACTACCTGTCTGTGCCCCCTGCTCTGGGCTGGGGGAGGACCAGAGCCAGCACCCACAGCCCTTTGTTCAG ATCCAATGCTCTGCCACCACTTGATTGGCCTCTGCCAACTCAGTTTGACCAATATGAACTGCGTATCGAGGTGCAGCCCCGCCCACACCACCGAGCCCACTACGAGACGGAGGGAAGCAGAGGAGCCGTCAAGGCATCACCAGGGGGACATCCGGTTGTTAAG CTGACTgggtacacagagagacagccgcTCTCATTGCAGGTGTTTGTGGGAACAGCTGATGACAGGTCCATCCGGCCTCACCCTTTCTATCAGATTCACAG GGTGACAGGAAAGATGGTGGGCACTGCCAGTCAGGAGAGCGTCCAAGCTGGCACCAAAATACTGGACATCCCCCTCAACCCAGATACCAACATGACTGCGCT CATTGACTGTGCTGGCATTCTGAAGCTGAGGAACTCGGACATCGAGCTGAGGAAAGGAGAGACGGACGTAGGGAGGAAGAACACGCGTGTGCGCCTAGTGTTCCGTACCCACCTCCCCCTGGCCCCTCCCGTGGCCCCGCCTGGACGGGTGCTGGCCCTGCAGGTCGCCTCCCTTCCTATAGAGTGCT CCCAGCGCTCTGCCCAGGAGCTGCCAGTGGTGGAGTCGGTCAGTCTTACATCCTGCTCtgtggaaggaggggaggagctaCTGTTGGGTGGGTCTAACTTCCTGCCCATGTCCAGAGTGCTTTTTATGGAAAGAGGGACAG ATGGAAAGCTACAGTGGGAAGAGGAGGCACATGTTGACCGTGACAACAGTAGTGAG TGCTTGCTGTGTGTGCGAGTTCCAGCCTATAGCGACCTCTCAGTGAGCCGCCCAGTATCTGTGTGCCTTTACGTCTCCAACGGGAAGAGGAAAAGGAGCAGCACTCACTGTTTCAAGTACCTGCCGG TCATGTTTAAAGAGGAGGACCCTCTGCTGTCGCATCCCTCTGCCTTGCCCCTGGAGGGGGTGACACTCTGCTCCATGAGGAGGCCCAGCAGGGTGGACAGCGGTGTGCACCGGGGGAATGATCCCATGCTTGAGGAGGGAGGACTGGCCTTCCACCTTCCCCCCTACCCTTCAGCCTGCTCTCCCCCCTACCCCGGCCAGAGCTACCAGGAGTACTGCCACAAGCCGGAAGCggtggaggagagcagaggttCTCTGTCGGAGAGAAACCCCAGCTTTGAGAACTTGGAGCTGGGCTTCACTGAGCTACTGCCTCCCTTTTACCCCAGAGtcccccagcctccctccccctccccttggCTGGACTCCCCATACctgtcctcttccccctctccctcccactcctcctctctgagtCCCTTCCCCTCCAGcagccccatctcctcctcccctcgtCCCCCCATGACTACCTCTCCCTACCCCCACTACCCCTACCCTCATGAGGTCTGCccctcgcctccttccaaccctAGCCCGTATCAGGACTTCTACCCACCACCGTACTCCCACTATGAGGCATGGGACCACCAGGGCAGGGGACCTGCTCAGGCTGGACCTAAAATGCAGGAGAGCCCCCTGGAATTTGCCAGCTCATCATCCTTTCACCACATTACATTAGAGGAAG TGAATGAGTTCATAGGAGAAGACATCAGATCGTTTCAGTCGGGTTCACAGATGGACAGCCAACCGGGATGA